ccTATCGGGCTCTCTTCCTTCCTTACCTATTGGCGCTCTCACTATTATAACAACGTTAAAATGAtttccaacaacacaaccaccaccacttcttCAACCATcgccccccaccacctccccctctacctccaccaccaccaccaccccccacactacctccaccaccaccctccatactacctccaccaccaccccccacactacctccactaccaccccccacactacctccaccaccaccctccacactacctccaccaccaccctccacactacctccaccaccaccctccacactacctccaccaccaccccccacactacctccactaccaccccccacactacctccactaccaccccccacactacctccaccaccaccctccacactacctccaccaccaccccccacactacctccaccaccaccccccaacgctacctccaccaccaccccccacactacctccaccaccaccccccacactacctccgccaccaccccccacactacctccgccaccacccccccacgctacctccaccaccaccccccacactacctccaccaccaccccccacactacctccaccaccaccccccacactaccaccaccttcataCCAAGCACGGTTTGACTTCAGCCTGCAGGGacagctgcaaccaccaccacccctcacccccaccacctcccccctcacccccaccatctcccccctctccccaccaccacacccctcaccaacacaaGCCAAGTACTCCAGCTGTACCTGTTGCCCCAAAACATCGCCTCTACGCACAAAAACACACGTGCATTGCCCTGAACCTGCTTCCTGCCGCCTCAGTGGTCACCACTCCATTATGGACTACCCTTCCCCCCCCTACTTTTAAAGCAGCAAGGGCAGGCTTGTGTTGAAAGAGGAGCAGGGGAAGAAGAAGGGGAAGCTAGGCAGGAGTTTATCCTTTATAAACCTCTCATCTTCACCACTATCCCATCTACAGTACTACAATAAACTACAATAGTTAAACTAATATATAATCATGTTGAAAACAATGTTTATAAATCCTAGTGAGGATGGCGTCTGGTATTTAGCGAGAttggaaaaaaatattttatttgcCATTTCATGCAAAGAATGGAAACATAGGGAGAGCAGACCCCGACCCGCCTTTGAACATCCCCGGCCAAAGACCAGTCATGTTGCAAAGTCTGGTGAGACTGGCCCCGAGCGTCGGGCGTCCAACTAAGCAGAGACGAGAAGTTTTAAACAGATGGTTGAATGTATCCGAGAGTTAGCTGGCTCACGCTGTTATATTCAGTCGTGCTGAAGCACTAAGACAGGACCTCCAGCACTACTGCCCCAGCCATCAGGAGAACACAGGGAGAAAAGAGGCTTCAGTGGGCCTATTGtcccacacacgcgcgcacacacacacacacacacacacacacacacacacacacacacacacacacacacacacacacacacacacacacacacacacactcacacagtagATCTAATATCAATATCTCATATCTAAAAGTCTGTTCAAAAATGAAAGGCTGGAACAAGTCGTCTTCCTCGGTGCCCTTACCGGGCGACACCCAAGGTGAGTGTGGCACGCGTATGTGCGCttactacgtgtgtgtgtgtgcgcgcgcgtaagTGACTGTTCGTAGGTGCGTGTGCCagtgagtgagtgcgtgtgtgcgggTTGGCTACTGATAACCggcccctacaccccccccccccgtccccccaccaccgacccgTCGCCACCGGAGGCGTGTGTGTCTCTTCAAACATCGCCACAGCTCTTCTGAAGGCGATATATGGCGTCGTTGTGGCTTCTGGAGGCGGCCACGGAAGAGCGGTGGGGGGGAAGGTGGTTACTCCTGCTGGAGTAACTGGGCCCCAGCGACGGAGGCGGCGTGGTAGTGTGATAATGAAGgtggagtgtgagagtgtgtagtggtgtggcggGTGCTGGCGGGGGCCCCACGCTGCCGGCACGCGCCCTGGTCGCGCGCCTCGCCACGCGCCCCTACCGCCTGCCAACTCTCGCCATATCGTCAACTACCGCACCTCGTTTCTCGCCGCTAAAGAAGCTTTTCGCGGTGGAAATTTGACGCAATGGTTCGTAAAGCAGCACGTCGTGAGGTCCACTTCGATGGATAGTTGATGGTGGAAGGGATTGCGTGCGTGTGGGAAATGTTTGCGTGTTGGGAGCGGGAGCGGGACGGTCACCTGGCCGCGGTGGGCGTGGCCTAGCGCACCGAGGTTATAAATACAAGAGGCGCGAGTTTTGGGGTAGTTAGTAGAGGTCCGCCGCTTGTGCCGCACGCGTCATTCCAGCAGGATGTCGGCCATCACCACACAGCGCCTGGTGCCTATCCGTCCGTCGCCGCACAAGGGCCTAACTGTCCCAAAGACCATGACAGTGATCACCACGGCCGGCTCCCCGGCCACCTTAACGCCGCCCAAGACGGGGATAAAAAGGAAGCTCTCGGAACCCAGTCCCGACCCCGTCAAGTGCAAGCGACGCATCAACTTCGGCGTCGGGTACGTGGTGTCGCCGGCGCCCGTGGCGGTCGCGCGTCGCAACGCCCGCGAGAGGAACCGCGTCAAGCAGGTCAACAACGGCTTCGCGACGCTCCGACAGCACATCCCAGGCGCCGCCAAGGCCAAAAAGATCAGCAAAGTGGAGACGCTGAAGCAGGCGGTGGATTACATCAGATCCCTCCAGGAGCTGCTGGAGGACCACGACTCGCTGATGCGCCACACCAACACCCTGGTGGTGTCGTCGCAGCCCTCGCCGGCGGCCCCCAGGGCGCCCTCGCTGCCCTACACCAACGCCGtcgcccccaccaccctcctcacccAGTCCCAGTACCGCGTCATCCAGTACCCGAGTTACTACTACAGCGAAAATGTGTCCCCGGTGGCCGCGTCAGTGTACCCCATGAGCGTGTCGTCCGTGTCGCCGACGTGCAGCGACGCCGCCGCCTCCCCGACGCCCTCCTACGACTCGGCGTTCTCCGCCCCGGAGGCGGCGTCGACGGTGGGCAGCGTCACCAGCGTCTTCTCCCCCAccacgacgaccaccaccaccaccaccatcctccccGACGCCCTCGACGCCCTCGACACCTACGACCCCGCCAACTCCCCCGAGGACGAGGAGCTGCTCGACGCCATCGCCCTCTGGCAGAGTTGTCAATAGCAGGTGAGAGAGGTGcttcagggtgagagtggtgctTCAGGGTGAGAGAGGTGCTTCAGGGTGGTGCTTCAGGGTGAGAGAGGTGCTTCAGGGTGAGAGAGGTGcttcagggtgagagtggtgctTCAGGGTGGTGcttcagggtgagagtggtgctTCAGGGTGGTGCTTCAGGATGAGAGTGGTGCTTCAGGGTGAGAGAGGTGCTTCAGGGTGAGAGAGGTGcttcagggtgagagtggtgctTCAGGGCGCTGCTTCAGGGTGGTGCTTCAGGGTGGTGCTTCAGGATGAGAGTGGTGCTTCAGGGTGAGAGAGGTGCTTCAGGGTGAGAGAGGTGcttcagggtgagagtggtgctTCAGTGTGAGAGTGGTGCTTCAGGGTGGTGcttcagggtgagagtggtgctTCAGTGTAAGAGTGGTGCTTCAGGGTGGTGcttcagggtgagagtggtgctTCAGTGTGAGAGTGGTGCTTCAGGATGAGAGTGGTGcttcagggtgagagtggtgctTCAGGGTGGTGcttcagggtgagagtggtgctTCAATGTGAGAGTGGTCcttcagggtgagagtggtgcttcagggtgagagtggtgctTCAGTGTGAGAGTGGTCCTTCAGTGTGAGAGTGGTCCTTCAGTGTGAGAGTGGTCcttcagggtgagagtggtgcttcagggtgagagtggtgctTCAGGGCGCTGCTTCAGGGTGAAAGTGGTGATTCAGGGCGGTGCttcagggtgagagtggtacctcagggtgagagtggtgcctcagggtgagagtggtgcttcagggtgagagtggtgcttcagggtgagagtggtgctTCAGGGCGGTGCTTCAGGGCGGTGcttcagggtgagagtggtgctTCAGGGCGGTgcgtcagggtgagagtggtgcttcagggtgagagtggtgcttcagggtgagagtggtgtttcagggtgagagtggtgcttcagggtgagagtggtgctTCAGGGTGAGAGTGATGCTTCAGGGTGAGTGTGGTGcttcagggtgagagtggtgctTCAGGATGGTGATTCAGGGTGAGATTGGTGcttcagggtgagagtggtgctTCAGGGTGAGAGTGTTGcttcagggtgagagtggtgcttcagggtgagagtggtgcttcagggtgagagtggtgcctcagggtgagagtggtgcttcagggtgagagtggtgcttcagggtgagagtggtgtttcagggtgagagtggtgcttcagggtgagagtggtgcttcagggtgagagtggtgctTCAGGGTGGTGCTTCAGGGTGGTGcttcagggtgagagtggtgcttcagggtgagagtggtgcctcagggtgagagtggtgcttcagggtgagagtggtgctCCAGGGTACGTGAGAGTGGTGcctcagggtgagagtggtgcttcagggtgagagtggtgccTCAGGGGGAGAGTGGTGcctcagggtgagagtggtgcttcagggtgagagtggtgccTCAGGGTGAGTGATGcttcagggtgagagtggtgcttcagggtgagagtggtgcctcagggtgagagtggtgccTCAGGGTGAGAGTGGTTCTTCAGGATGAAAGTGAAGGTTGTGCTTcaggatatgagagagagagagagagagagagagagagagagagagagagagagagagagagagagagagagagaaagagagagagagagagagagagggagagagagagagagaaagagagagagagagagagagggagagagagagagagagagaggcaagaaAGTTTAATTGGACATATAAGATATTaagtacaaataaagataaaaacctATTTTAATTAAGAATTCGGTATTATTTATCGACAAATATAGTTATAGGTTTAAAGATATATAGATACATGCAAAAATACTTATTGGCAGCATATAACTGAATCGAAATATGTCCCCCTGAAAAAATATCTATATGTATATTTGGGTTTAGCAGGACGCGAAACTATATCTAACCAAGAACACGTTTCAGGTTATTTTATAGCTGAAGTGACATGTGCGTCTGAAAACCCTAACGCTGGTATGTTCCACATTATTGGTCAGCAAGGGATAAGAGTCCGATAACTTGTGAGCTGTAAAGAAGGGAGAAATGTTATCAGGGAGTTCCATCTTTTCCTTTCCTGTCCCTTTCTCGGTCTCTAATGCCGTAAGGGACAGGGAAATTCAGTCCAGGCTTTCCATATACCCCCCCTCTCCTTTAGCCGTATTTTAATCCCTTCCCAGCAGCGGGACGGATGTTGGGATAACACCTTCCCTTTCCTAACTACCTTCATACCTGCTTAACTACCTGGGAGGAAGGGTATAGAATGTCCTATTCTCATACCCTCAAGAAAGTCTTATTCTATCATGCTGCAGCATGTGGGAATGTAAGCGTGTGGCCCTCGGCCGGAGTATGCCAAGAAACGTTATGTaactatattaaaaaaaattataacaaaATTTACCTTTTAAAATTAGGGAATAAGTCTTTATTCCTCATTAATATCCACAAATAAAGTCAGACTCTGCAGAGCCAAAACTGTAAAGAAAACAaagttgttgttttgcctatccTTAGGCAAGCTAGGTAGAATTTTGTTTCTCAGTAGATTCAGTGAACGTAAAATTTTTGCACAGAAAACAAGTGATTTGCAGCAATTCTGAACTTAAATATATTATGTGTGCTAGACACAtaaggaagccggtcggccgagcggacagcacgctggtcttgtgatcctgtggtcctgggttcgatcccaggcgccggcgagaaacaatgggcagagtttctttcaccctatgcccctgttacctagcagtaaaataggtacctaggtgttagtcagatgtcacgggctgcttcctgggggtggaggcctggccgcggggacactaaagccccgaaatcatctcaagataacctcaagatagactgCAAATTAAATACCATTCAAAATGCAAGTTCACTCATTTCACCTGTAAAAAAATCGAGTAATAATCTACAAAACATAATCAGTATCTCCATTTCATCCTCTAAATTCAGTTAAAAGCACATAAATAACACCAGTGTCAAAATAATTACAAATAATTCGCAAGCAAAGATTATTTGGTTGGAGATTTCAACGCGATCGTGAGTGGGAATCCATACACATACCTGAACGCCCTCATTTTTAACCACCTCGTCCGTTGAAAACCAAGCCCTTCTTGTCCTTATAACACAAGCACCTCTAGCAATCAAAGGTTTCCCGGGTTTCGTTGCATCGAAAACAAGACCCCCAAAAAACCCCTCACCTTTCACACGCGAAAACGAGTCAGTGCTCCGGGGGATTCTGTCAACGGTCGCTCTTTGTGTTGGGACTGGCTCCTGGGCTGGGCCCTCCTGGGCTGGGCCCTCCTGGGGCTGGGCCCTCATGGGGtgggcccccctctctctctctctctcccttccctaccctgcgagtcatcccctccccacccctacaACCACAACATATGTGCTCACATAAACTTTGCTCGTATTTCTCCCGAAAAGAATAGCGGGTGTACTTCGTGGGAAAATACTgaagaaaaatacatatatatatacgtctggTTCTGTACCTGGTTTGATTTAAAAGATGTTATATTTTTACATCCTTTCATACATGACATACGTTTTACAGGAAGAGTCTTTGTTAGTTatatcaaatatggttatatatatatatatatatatatatatatatatatatatatatatatatatatatatatatatatatatgtctacaggagtaATGTGTTTGGTGGGAGTATTGAGTTTTAGGGGTTTAATTAATTTGTATATGCTGGATGGTATAAGGTTTCTATGGATCATcggcattttctctctctctctctctctctctctctctctctctctctctctctctctctctctctctctctctctctctctccctccctctctccctctctccccatcaCAATCCCCAACACTCATCTcaactccaccatcaccagcatacCCTTCAATTCTCTCCCACAAAAACTCCCAAACTGTCCCCACCAATATCCCCAACATTACTACCTTGAaaataactcccccccccctcggtccctacctaccaccaccacatcagcGGCCGGCACGCGCCCTACCAAccccccactcttcaccccccccccactaatttaccccctccctccctatccgACGACTCACCGCCCATGCCATTAGTGTtggaggtggggaggaggaggaggaggatgggggatggaggaggaggaggagggggggatagaggaggagggggggggggatggaggatgGAGGTATGCACGGTGATCTATTGAGGGACAAAAACTGGTTACGTCTCTCCATAGGTAATCCATAATTCTATATTTTTTTCTAATCTATATAATCTCTTATAGTGTTATAGGCATTATATGGGCGCCGttgcctcacaccacactcttAAATTTTGTTGTTCTTATAACGAAGATTTGTGTTTGTATAAtgaatgtatgtgtatatgtgtaatgAATGTATAATGTATGTgtgaataataatattaataataatatcattaatGAGTCTGATAATAAATCCTCAGCAGCCTCATTATAAGGCCTATGATAATTTAAAGTGTAAGAAAATTAGGGTTATCATTATATTCACCAAAGGCCACAATCTTTACCCCTCATTAATAGGCCTATGATGAATAAAATCATTATTCCTGTCAATTATCATCACTCTAAACAATGATATGATCATAATTTTAATCTGCATACTGATTATCTAATTTTATAATTAAGAGGAATATCTTTCTTCATAATTAAGGGGAAATATCTATCTTCAAAATTAAGGGGAGTATCTATCTTCAAAATTAAGGGGAGTATCTATCTTCAAAATTAAGGGGAGTATCTATCTTCAAAATTAAGGGGAGTATCTATCTTCAAAATTAAGGGGAGTATCTATCTTCAAAATTAAGGGGAGTATCTATCTTCAAAATTAAGGGGAGTATCTATCTTCAAAATTAAGGGGAGTATCTATCTTCAAAATTAAGGGGAGTATCTATCTTCAAAATTAAGGGGAGTATCTATCTTCAAAATTAAGGGGAGTATCTATCTTCAAAATTAAGGGGAGTATCTATCTTCAAAATTTAGGGTAATATCTGCATAATTACGATAATTAATCTTATATCATCGATCATAATTATCCTCATATAAAAAAGGCGTAAACTGATGTGTTTTGTTGTTTTCTGAAATAATGAAAAGACGAATTACCATCAACATTTCTATTTGGTCTATTTTTTGTAATTAGTGCCTCCACAATCTTTGATACAGTTCTCTGTTTATTTTATTGTctaataatatatttttaattgCTCTTCTAGGGGTTACTCCTTTCAAAATGGGGATCGTTATGTTTCCAATTTTAATTGCTACATCAAAAAAATTCCATTATAATACCTTATTACTAATTTCAGATTTATTAGTCAACAAACACACGAATTTTATTAGCATCAAAGCCTTTCGTCTGTTATTTGGTGTCATTATCATTAATTGTTTCAAAGttaattgatttttttttgtattttctaTTTTGGTATTATTACTCCCCCTCACCACCCAAGGTCACGCTACCCTCCATCATCTTCCTGGGCGCTGCCCTCTTGACCTTCCTTTTGGTAACTATTGATTTTGCTGATGTCGATTTGTCTTACACAAACTAAACTCTTGCAATACCCGAGAACACTGGTGTTGTTTTggcattgtacacacacacacacacacacacacacacacacacacacacacacacacacacgcacacacacacacacacacacacacacacacacacacacacacacacacgcacacacacgaagACGGgacgaagacgggacaccacgagcgtagctctcatcctgtaactacacttaggtaattacacacacacacacacacacacacacacacacacacacacacacacacacacacacacatacacgaggctgactccatacacagtttcaaatgtagatatgatagagcccagtaggctcaggaatctgtacaccagttgactgacagtagagaggcgggaccaaagagccaaagctcaacccccgcaagcacaactaagtgagtacacgcacacgcacgtagCATGCATACATGCGAACTTCCATacttatatttacacacacatttaTACACATGCacgtatatataaatacacacacacactgaaaactTCTTCAATCAGTAGACACTCGCGATCTAAAGGTGAAGAACTCACCTTCGCTGAAATAATTACTGAACGCAAATCACATTAGCGTACTGACAGGGCCGGACAAAGGGGACACTGTTAAGATGAGAAAAGGCGGaatcagaggacacgggtggtaaCTAGATCCTCAGATGAGCCGGAGAGACACGACAGGAAACAGTTTTTTTTGGTTATGTGTCGCAAGCAAGCGTAACGGATCGCAAGAATAGAGGATAGAGAAGAAATCGGTAAAACCGCTTCAAAAGGAAATGTGACAGGAAAGATGGAGAGAAATGCATTGGAATGGACTGATGATAAGAGGAAAGCTTGGGTTCAAGAGCTTATACTCGATCCTATAAACAATCTAGGCATATAGAGCCGAGTGTACACTCATACACGCGCACGTACTTATGCACGCACTTATGCACGCATGTAAGCTCTCACATTTACAACGCGCACATACAAGCACGAgggagcgcgcgcgcacacacacacatacatacacacacacacacacacacacacacacacacacacacacacacacacacacacactcaaaggtttgccaccagactagtacccgagctgagaggtatgagctacgaggagagactacgggaattaaacctcacttcgctggaagacagaagagttagaggggacatgatcaccacattcaagattctgaaggggattgatagggtagataaagacagtctatttaacacaaggggaacacgcacaaggggacacaggtggaaactgagtgcccaaatgagccacagagatattagaaagaacttttttagtgtcagagtggttgacaaatggaatgcattagggggtgatgtggtggaggctcactccatacacagtttcaagtgtagatatgacagagcccgataggctcaggaatctgtacacctgttgattgacggttgagaggcgggaccaaagagccagagctcaacccccgcaaacacaactaggtgagtacaactaggtgagtacacacacacacacacacacaccattccaaTATGACCATATGAATTAGTGCTCCCCACTCCCGCCCTGAATACCCGAAGGAGAAATACTTAACCATACGGTAAAATGCTTTGTAACGCTCCATATTTCCCATCTTCGGGCAGAGGGGGGAAAAAATCATCCTTCAAATCCCCGGCTAATCTTCCTCCGCCTGGAGATGGCAATCCTTGCGTCAAGGCGTATTTTCGTAACATTCTGGGGCAATCCTACGCTTGGTGCCCGGCGTAGGAGATCGTTGCTGGTCCACTGAGAGGATAGGGAAAAGGATTTTATTTGGCAAAATTCCCCTAGTTCCTGGTTCCCGTTGCCAGCGCCTGTGGTAAcgggaactatatatatatatatatatatatatatatatatatatatatatatatatatatatatatatatatatatatatataaataaggttGGGCCACGTTTCCCTATCCTTTTATATAGCAGAGGATAAAATTATTTCCCCCTGTGAGTTCTGGCTTTGGCTCCGATCGGCAGTTACAGATCTTCCGGCGATGATAAATATAGGCGGGAGCGCGGAATCGAACGAGTTTAAGAGCAGGAAGAAGTCGTGAGTAAGAGCAGGAGAACGGACGCGGCAGTAATCACTGGAGCGAAGTAGTGCAGTGGGCCGTATCCCGCCAGACTCCCGCTTTTGTCCCTCTTCGACGCCACACACACGATGGCCAACTCCGCCGCCCTCCTCCCAGCCACTTCATTATGCAGTATTTGATAGGCAAAGTTCTGTACTACAATGCATCTGTGTAAATATCCGCTCGGCGAGCGCACGAATTTTGACGGATGCGATATATTTGGTGCGCAGTAGTGTGAGCATAATATAGCATACCTGGTAACTCGGCCTTCCCGACCCCCATCCCCTCCACCCCACTCACGGTACAAGAGccatcccccccccaaccccaccaaCATCCCTCCTCCCTATCCTTCACCTCTCCCCCTCGTCCCTCGTCCTGACCCTGTTCTATGGACACGTTTGTACTCCCGTGGAGGAAACGGAGATTAGATCTGATATGGATTTATGCTCGGGGGCATTTATGGCGAATACCGATAAATAGTAGTGGTGTGGGAGGCACGCTGGCTGGCGCCGACCCCCAGCAAGGATCACTACCACCCTGGCGTTGAAATCTCTCAGCTGGCGCCAACTGCTACCGTAGCTTTTCCCTGCCCGCGAACTTTATCCCCCCGCTAACTTGTCTTTTGTAAAACTGGAAAATATAATTCTGTCCATTGAATACCGCCATTGAAACGGGCCACGCTTTGGAGAAATTGAATTCAATGCTGTCTAGACGGAAGGATAAGCGTATAGAGAGGCGTATATTTAATGTAGAGCTCTACTCTCTATATATGGTTCAACGTTTCTTCGAATTCATTAGTTAGTACCGCGATTCACATAATTATTTTGGCCCATTGGGATGTTAAATTCTCCTAATGTGACTTGTATTCCGGTTGAAATATTGTGAAAAATAAACgtattttctttcttttccagatGCTGTAGAGGGAACATCTAGTCATGCTTTTCTATCATCGTGTACTACTGGTCAACTTCCCCCAGTACGgctacatcatcatcatcatcatcatcaacggGCAAATGGTCTATTTTGCTCTAcgtgaggtttctgtccacgctgagctggtcttaggacacctgcgttaccatttgacagatgtaccgccccccaGTGAAGGCCAAGAGGGCTTCCAACGTCTTCATCGAGTCTCCTTCCATCCTGTAGAAGACCATCGCAGCTCCATCTCCAGGCTTCTGAAGGATGGGGGACACCACAGCTCCACGTGAAAACAAAAGAACTCGCTCTTTCCGTCTGCAGCCATCAGCCGTCGGTGGTCGCTACCAGTGGGCGTCTCTCCAAAGAAGCTTCTCCAGCAAATGCCTCGTCAGGGGTCCAATACTGGCTCCGTCAGGTCCCCGCGTCTCCTCTCTCGTGTTCAAGGAAAATTCAGCGACCTCTAATACGCTGATTTGTAGTACGTGCAGAAAATGGCACTACAGCCTTATTGTAACTGATATCTAGAAGTCAAGTCTTCCTCGTGGATTCTCCAAACCCTTGTGCGAACGTCGAAGGTGTTCCAACAACGTCCCGATGTCCTAGGCGTCGCAACGACGTTAGGACATCCAACGTATTCCAATGACGTCCCGATATCCAAGGTGTCCCAACGACGTTCCAATGTCCACGGTCTCCCAACGAAGTTCAAGCGTCCAAGGCATCCCAACAACGTCCCAATGCCCAACGTGTCCCAAGGACGTCCCGATGCGGTGGCTGATGGCTCCG
The DNA window shown above is from Procambarus clarkii isolate CNS0578487 chromosome 6, FALCON_Pclarkii_2.0, whole genome shotgun sequence and carries:
- the LOC123754061 gene encoding achaete-scute homolog 2, which codes for MSAITTQRLVPIRPSPHKGLTVPKTMTVITTAGSPATLTPPKTGIKRKLSEPSPDPVKCKRRINFGVGYVVSPAPVAVARRNARERNRVKQVNNGFATLRQHIPGAAKAKKISKVETLKQAVDYIRSLQELLEDHDSLMRHTNTLVVSSQPSPAAPRAPSLPYTNAVAPTTLLTQSQYRVIQYPSYYYSENVSPVAASVYPMSVSSVSPTCSDAAASPTPSYDSAFSAPEAASTVGSVTSVFSPTTTTTTTTTILPDALDALDTYDPANSPEDEELLDAIALWQSCQ